The following coding sequences are from one Halorubrum sp. BOL3-1 window:
- a CDS encoding MBL fold metallo-hydrolase — protein MRVTLLGTGDTTGTPTVGCDCDTCEAARERGVSRSRFSVHVENERTGESLLVDFSPDFRGQFLAADVPLPDAGLVTHIHFDHLDGLGNVYRIVDGLPVHAPSETDPATNESVAETVRRKYDYLEDRIGVHARDPFEPFETCGLQIRFVPVDHPPLLCYGVVIEDPETGGKLSLTGDTSYDVPEPSREALSDADLLLADAIVPASLCEHHPIGGRHEGPEGTPRTFGTKHMTREGALALADDLDADRTRLVHLAHYYPADEAFEEPLAVDGEAYEL, from the coding sequence ATGCGGGTCACCCTCCTCGGCACGGGCGATACGACGGGGACGCCGACGGTCGGCTGCGACTGCGACACCTGTGAGGCGGCCCGCGAGCGGGGGGTGTCGCGGTCGCGGTTCTCCGTCCACGTCGAGAACGAGCGCACCGGCGAGTCGCTGCTCGTCGACTTCAGCCCCGACTTCAGGGGGCAGTTCCTCGCGGCCGACGTCCCCCTCCCGGACGCCGGACTCGTGACGCACATCCACTTCGACCACCTCGACGGGCTCGGCAACGTCTACCGAATCGTCGACGGGCTCCCGGTCCACGCGCCGTCGGAGACCGATCCCGCGACCAACGAGAGCGTCGCGGAGACGGTCCGCCGCAAGTACGACTACCTCGAAGACCGGATCGGCGTCCACGCCCGCGACCCCTTCGAGCCGTTCGAGACCTGCGGGCTACAGATCCGGTTCGTCCCCGTCGACCACCCGCCGCTCCTCTGTTACGGCGTCGTCATCGAAGACCCGGAGACGGGGGGAAAGCTCTCGCTCACCGGTGACACCAGCTATGACGTCCCCGAACCCTCCCGCGAGGCGCTCTCCGACGCGGACCTCCTCTTGGCCGACGCTATCGTTCCCGCGTCGCTGTGCGAACACCACCCGATCGGCGGGCGTCACGAGGGTCCCGAGGGGACTCCCCGGACCTTCGGCACCAAGCACATGACCCGGGAGGGGGCGCTCGCGCTCGCCGACGACCTCGACGCCGACCGGACGCGGCTCGTCCACCTCGCGCACTACTACCCCGCCGACGAGGCGTTCGAAGAGCCGCTCGCGGTCGACGGCGAGGCGTACGAGCTGTGA
- a CDS encoding Tfx family DNA-binding protein gives MVADDGRPDPADVDADSILDRAGFDADESVLTRRQAEVLALRERGLRQSDIADRLGTSRANVSSVEASARDNVAHARETVAFAEALSAPVRVEIETGTDLYDAPKRVYDACDEAGVKVNQTAPELMKAIGDRAGDAVRGREVRRRLFVTVAADGQIRVRRP, from the coding sequence ATGGTGGCAGACGACGGGCGGCCGGACCCGGCCGACGTCGACGCCGACTCGATTCTGGATCGGGCCGGGTTCGACGCCGACGAGAGCGTGCTCACCCGCCGACAGGCGGAGGTGCTGGCGCTCCGCGAGCGGGGGCTCCGACAGTCCGATATCGCGGACCGGCTCGGCACCTCGCGCGCGAACGTCTCCAGCGTCGAGGCGAGCGCCCGCGACAACGTCGCGCACGCCCGGGAGACCGTCGCGTTCGCGGAGGCGCTGTCGGCGCCGGTCCGCGTCGAGATCGAGACCGGCACCGACCTCTACGACGCCCCGAAGCGCGTGTACGACGCCTGCGACGAGGCCGGCGTGAAGGTGAACCAAACGGCGCCCGAACTCATGAAAGCGATCGGTGACCGCGCTGGCGACGCGGTCCGCGGCCGCGAGGTCCGCCGCCGGCTGTTCGTCACGGTCGCGGCGGACGGACAGATACGAGTTAGAAGGCCGTGA
- a CDS encoding RNA-guided endonuclease TnpB family protein — translation MVTVAVTAKFHNPSLSRRKEWQHASRLYRDTKQFCIDGWENGDFGKSVTTASIDNDLYSAIQNQAIREAKSDHSKDGAVRYRESQPFAVNNQNWEINTTENGTVVVGFPCVSQWWYTPIEVYDDIADPVDQLLDRAADKTRLQVYRRGDDWYCTFNIEYDADTSGETPIGVDIGERHILAVTAYGEDESMLVSGGEAKYVRRKYRSLRDSLSEAGALRARNRVGDKEQRRIKDLNHKLSRRLVTFAEQFEKPVIRMEDLEGIRENSSWSGVHSWHFYQLQQFITYKAERAGIRVEKVDPSHTSQRCSVCSSMGTRDGDHFSCSECGRGRHADLNASENIAQREGEPCTA, via the coding sequence ATGGTCACGGTGGCTGTCACCGCGAAGTTTCATAACCCATCTCTCTCACGGCGGAAAGAATGGCAACACGCCTCTCGGCTCTACCGTGACACCAAGCAATTCTGTATCGACGGATGGGAGAACGGCGACTTCGGTAAGTCCGTGACCACAGCCAGCATCGACAACGACCTCTACTCGGCCATCCAGAACCAAGCCATCCGAGAGGCGAAATCCGACCACAGCAAGGATGGAGCGGTTCGCTACCGAGAGAGTCAGCCGTTCGCCGTCAACAACCAGAACTGGGAGATCAACACGACCGAGAACGGCACGGTTGTCGTCGGCTTCCCATGTGTCTCCCAATGGTGGTACACTCCCATAGAAGTGTACGATGACATAGCCGACCCGGTAGACCAATTGCTCGATAGAGCCGCCGACAAGACCCGTCTACAGGTCTACCGTCGCGGCGACGACTGGTACTGTACGTTCAACATCGAATACGACGCCGACACGTCGGGTGAAACGCCCATCGGCGTCGATATCGGTGAGCGTCACATCCTCGCTGTGACTGCCTACGGCGAAGACGAATCAATGCTGGTGTCCGGTGGTGAGGCGAAGTACGTTCGACGCAAATATCGTTCCCTACGCGATTCGCTTTCGGAAGCGGGTGCGCTTCGCGCACGCAACCGCGTGGGTGACAAAGAACAGCGTCGGATCAAAGACCTGAATCACAAACTCTCCCGTCGCCTCGTCACGTTCGCGGAACAGTTCGAGAAACCCGTCATTCGGATGGAAGACCTCGAAGGCATCCGCGAGAACAGTTCGTGGTCGGGTGTCCACTCGTGGCACTTCTACCAACTCCAACAGTTCATCACGTACAAGGCCGAACGCGCTGGGATTCGCGTTGAGAAAGTTGATCCGTCCCATACCAGCCAACGGTGTTCGGTGTGTAGTTCAATGGGAACCCGTGATGGTGACCACTTTTCGTGTTCAGAGTGCGGTCGAGGACGCCACGCCGACCTGAACGCTTCGGAGAATATCGCACAACGGGAGGGAGAACCATGCACGGCCTAA
- a CDS encoding TRAM domain-containing protein yields the protein MADCPLADDCPSFDERIEGMGCQHYGNKGGAEWCNHYDMPIYELKQQPVQPGELVTVEVDDIHESGAGVGRTDDGFIVLVDGLLPPARAEVKIHRVKSSHATAQDVVERLPDDPDEEGDGDEAAAGDGETDEEGDEDHRRDRPDRERLGSRENFWG from the coding sequence ATGGCGGACTGTCCACTCGCCGACGACTGCCCCAGTTTCGACGAACGAATCGAGGGGATGGGGTGTCAACACTACGGCAACAAGGGCGGCGCGGAGTGGTGTAACCACTACGACATGCCGATCTACGAGCTGAAACAGCAGCCGGTCCAGCCCGGCGAGCTCGTCACTGTCGAGGTCGACGACATCCACGAAAGCGGGGCCGGCGTCGGCCGCACCGACGACGGCTTCATCGTCCTCGTCGACGGACTGCTCCCCCCGGCGCGCGCCGAGGTCAAAATCCATCGGGTGAAATCCAGCCACGCGACGGCGCAGGACGTGGTCGAGCGCCTCCCCGACGACCCCGACGAGGAGGGTGACGGCGACGAGGCGGCCGCGGGCGACGGCGAGACCGACGAGGAGGGCGACGAGGACCACCGCCGCGACCGCCCGGACCGCGAACGGCTCGGGAGCCGCGAGAACTTCTGGGGGTAA
- a CDS encoding succinylglutamate desuccinylase/aspartoacylase family protein gives MHTSRDLTLARLPSRVPVRTTVHAYGEGELVDGDGGPELNAPADSPVVYAQAAQHGREVNGAAVLRRLHDRLVGGSEDGRSRGGRSGNGPTAGDLDGTLVTVPVADPLTFDRVSYTTPESLDSRQPNMNRCWPGDAEGSLHERMAARLWRFAGEADTVVDLHTGSPAMATHTVYMRGDDACRGLAEAFGTDLLLAEAAGDDADTEWDERGFAGKLRVAATREGIPTVTPELAHSREVVPQAVETGVTGTLGVLRREGLLDGDPEPWDGTVARNHLGRVIADDSGLFVPEPDLAVGDEVGEGDRVGEVFDPTTFETLQVARADRDGIAYSVAREATVTAGATLVGVAERIDGE, from the coding sequence ATGCACACCAGTCGCGACCTCACCCTCGCGCGGCTCCCGTCGAGAGTGCCGGTTCGGACGACGGTCCACGCGTACGGCGAGGGCGAACTCGTCGACGGCGACGGCGGTCCCGAGCTCAACGCGCCGGCCGACTCGCCGGTCGTCTACGCGCAGGCGGCCCAGCACGGCCGCGAGGTGAACGGCGCCGCGGTTCTCAGACGGCTCCACGACCGGCTCGTCGGAGGGAGTGAGGACGGCCGGAGTAGGGGCGGCCGAAGCGGGAACGGACCGACGGCCGGCGACCTCGACGGGACGCTCGTGACGGTGCCGGTCGCGGACCCGCTCACCTTCGACCGCGTCTCGTACACGACGCCGGAGTCGCTCGACTCGCGGCAGCCGAACATGAACCGCTGCTGGCCCGGCGACGCGGAGGGGTCGCTCCACGAGCGGATGGCGGCCCGGCTCTGGCGGTTCGCTGGCGAGGCGGACACGGTCGTCGACCTCCACACTGGATCACCAGCGATGGCGACGCACACGGTGTACATGCGCGGCGACGACGCCTGCCGCGGGCTGGCGGAGGCGTTCGGCACCGACCTGCTGCTCGCGGAGGCAGCGGGCGATGACGCGGACACCGAGTGGGACGAGCGCGGGTTCGCCGGGAAGCTCCGCGTCGCCGCCACCCGCGAGGGGATCCCGACGGTGACCCCCGAACTCGCCCACAGCCGGGAGGTCGTCCCGCAGGCGGTCGAGACCGGCGTGACTGGCACCCTCGGGGTCCTACGACGCGAGGGCCTGCTCGACGGCGACCCGGAGCCGTGGGACGGGACCGTCGCGCGCAATCACCTCGGACGGGTGATAGCCGACGACTCCGGGCTGTTCGTTCCCGAACCCGACCTCGCCGTCGGTGACGAGGTCGGAGAGGGGGATCGGGTCGGCGAGGTGTTCGACCCGACGACGTTCGAGACGCTCCAGGTCGCGCGCGCCGACCGCGACGGGATCGCGTACTCGGTCGCGCGGGAGGCGACCGTCACCGCGGGCGCGACGCTCGTCGGCGTCGCGGAGCGGATCGACGGGGAGTGA
- a CDS encoding acyl-CoA carboxylase subunit beta — MDDRIDDLRERRERAAKGGGEDRIESQHDKGKMTARERIDYFLDDGTFHEFDRFRTHRNHTFGMEEKRTPGDGVVTGYGEVNGRKTFVFAHDFTVFGGSLGEVFAEKVCKVMDKAMDVGAPVVGLNDSAGARIQEGVASLGGFAEIFRRNTEASGVIPQISAIMGPCAGGAVYSPAITDFTFMVKDTSHMFITGPDVIETVTGEEVSFEELGGAVTHSSTSGVAHFAEESEEDALDDIARLLSYLPANNVEDPPRVEPWDDPERADDELAEIVPDAPRKPYDVKDVIGSVADEGSFFEVQENFAKNVVVGFARLDGHSVGVVANNPRVNAGTLDIESSQKGARFVRFCDAFNIPIVTFEDVPGFMPGTDQEHNGIIRHGAKLLYAFSEATVPLLTVITRKAYGGAYCVMSSKHIGGDVNYAWPTAEIAVMGPKGAVNVLYREELAEADDPDARRQELIDEYREEFANPYTAADRGFIDDVIEPTETRARLIEDLKMLKGKRSDQPAKKHGNIPI; from the coding sequence ATGGACGACCGTATCGACGACCTCCGCGAGCGCCGCGAGCGGGCGGCGAAGGGCGGGGGCGAAGACCGGATCGAGTCGCAACACGACAAGGGGAAGATGACCGCCCGCGAGCGGATCGACTACTTCCTCGACGACGGCACCTTCCACGAGTTCGACCGGTTCCGCACCCACCGCAACCACACGTTCGGGATGGAAGAGAAACGGACCCCGGGCGACGGCGTGGTGACCGGCTACGGCGAGGTGAACGGTCGGAAGACGTTCGTGTTCGCCCACGACTTCACCGTCTTCGGCGGGTCGCTCGGCGAGGTGTTCGCCGAGAAGGTGTGTAAGGTGATGGACAAGGCGATGGACGTGGGCGCGCCCGTCGTCGGTCTCAACGACTCCGCCGGCGCCCGCATTCAGGAGGGGGTCGCCTCGCTCGGCGGCTTCGCGGAGATATTCCGGCGCAACACGGAGGCCTCGGGCGTGATTCCGCAGATCTCGGCTATCATGGGGCCGTGCGCCGGCGGCGCAGTGTACTCCCCGGCCATCACGGACTTCACCTTCATGGTGAAAGACACCTCGCACATGTTCATCACCGGCCCGGACGTCATCGAGACGGTCACCGGCGAGGAGGTGAGCTTCGAGGAGCTCGGCGGCGCGGTGACGCACTCTTCCACCTCCGGCGTCGCCCACTTCGCGGAGGAGAGCGAAGAGGACGCCTTAGACGACATCGCGCGGCTGCTCTCGTATCTCCCCGCGAACAACGTCGAGGACCCGCCGCGCGTCGAGCCGTGGGACGACCCCGAGCGCGCCGACGACGAGCTGGCCGAGATCGTCCCCGACGCGCCGCGGAAGCCGTACGACGTAAAAGACGTGATCGGCAGCGTGGCCGACGAGGGCTCCTTCTTCGAGGTGCAGGAGAACTTCGCGAAGAACGTCGTCGTCGGCTTCGCCCGGCTCGACGGCCACTCGGTGGGAGTCGTCGCCAACAACCCCCGTGTGAACGCCGGCACGCTCGACATCGAGTCGAGCCAGAAGGGGGCGCGGTTCGTCCGCTTCTGTGACGCGTTCAACATCCCCATCGTCACGTTCGAGGACGTGCCCGGCTTCATGCCCGGCACCGACCAGGAGCACAACGGGATCATCCGCCACGGCGCGAAGCTACTGTACGCCTTCTCGGAGGCGACGGTTCCCCTGCTGACCGTCATCACCCGAAAGGCGTACGGCGGCGCCTACTGCGTGATGTCCTCGAAGCACATCGGCGGCGACGTCAACTACGCGTGGCCGACCGCCGAGATTGCGGTGATGGGACCGAAGGGCGCGGTCAACGTCCTCTATCGCGAGGAGCTGGCCGAGGCCGACGACCCCGACGCGCGCAGACAGGAGCTCATCGACGAGTACCGCGAGGAGTTCGCGAACCCCTACACTGCGGCCGACCGCGGCTTCATCGACGACGTCATCGAGCCGACGGAGACCCGCGCGCGCCTCATCGAGGACCTGAAGATGCTGAAGGGGAAGCGCTCGGACCAGCCCGCGAAGAAGCACGGTAACATCCCGATCTGA
- a CDS encoding biotin carboxylase N-terminal domain-containing protein, translating to MFDKVLVANRGEIAVRVMRACTELGVDTVAVYSDADKHGGHVRYADEAYNVGPARAADSYLDGEAVVEAARAADADAIHPGYGFLAENADFAARVEAAEGITWVGPESDAMERLGEKTHARRVMDDAGVPIVPGTTEPVTDVEAVIEFGAEHGYPVAIKAEGGGGGRGMKVVESADEAAEALESAKREGEAYFSNDSVYLERYLQNPRHIEVQIVADDPAAGDDGAGDVDLTESDVAHLGERDCSLQRRHQKVVEEAPSPALSDELREEIGEAARRGVAAADYTNAGTVEFLVEEDVDRDPSEPLGPDTPFYFLEVNTRIQVEHTVTEELTGIDIVKEQLRVASGEGLSVSQADVELEGHAIEFRINAENAANDFQPANEGSLETYDPPGGIGVRVDDALRQGDELVTDYDSMIAKLIVWAPDREECLARSKRALAEYDIDGVVTIVPFHRLMCDDDRFVDGTHTTKYLDEELDADLVADAQEKWGTESMSTGDADDDEVTEREFTVEVNGKRFDVDLEERGAPAIPVPESGGGGGGGGQRPPQAKSDDDSSDAGVDVAEGGEAIDAEMQGTILSVDVDEGDEVAAGDVVCVLEAMKMENDVVAERGGTVASVHVGEGDSVDMGDVLIVLE from the coding sequence ATGTTCGATAAGGTTCTCGTGGCGAACCGCGGCGAGATCGCGGTCCGCGTGATGCGCGCCTGTACGGAGCTCGGCGTCGATACCGTCGCCGTCTACAGCGACGCGGACAAACACGGCGGCCACGTCCGGTACGCGGACGAGGCGTACAACGTCGGGCCGGCGCGCGCGGCCGACTCGTACCTCGACGGCGAGGCGGTCGTCGAGGCGGCGCGCGCCGCGGACGCGGACGCGATCCACCCCGGCTACGGCTTCCTCGCGGAGAACGCCGACTTCGCGGCCCGCGTCGAGGCGGCTGAGGGGATCACGTGGGTCGGTCCCGAGAGCGACGCGATGGAGCGGCTCGGGGAGAAGACCCACGCGCGCCGCGTGATGGACGACGCCGGCGTCCCCATCGTCCCCGGGACGACGGAGCCGGTCACCGACGTCGAGGCGGTGATCGAGTTCGGTGCCGAACACGGGTACCCCGTCGCGATCAAGGCGGAGGGCGGGGGCGGCGGCCGCGGGATGAAGGTCGTCGAGAGCGCCGACGAGGCCGCTGAGGCCCTCGAATCCGCGAAACGCGAGGGCGAGGCGTACTTCTCGAACGACTCGGTGTACCTCGAACGCTACCTCCAGAACCCCCGGCACATCGAGGTCCAGATCGTCGCGGACGACCCGGCTGCCGGAGACGACGGGGCCGGCGACGTCGACCTCACGGAGAGCGACGTGGCCCACCTCGGCGAGCGCGACTGCTCGCTTCAGCGCCGCCACCAGAAGGTGGTCGAGGAGGCGCCCTCCCCCGCGCTCTCCGACGAGCTGCGCGAGGAGATCGGGGAGGCGGCTCGCCGCGGGGTCGCCGCCGCCGACTACACCAACGCCGGGACGGTCGAGTTCCTCGTCGAGGAGGACGTGGACCGCGACCCGTCGGAGCCGCTCGGCCCGGACACGCCCTTCTACTTCCTCGAAGTCAACACCCGAATCCAGGTCGAACACACCGTCACCGAGGAGCTGACCGGTATCGACATCGTGAAAGAACAGCTCCGGGTCGCGTCCGGCGAGGGGCTGTCGGTGTCGCAGGCGGACGTCGAGCTGGAGGGCCACGCGATCGAGTTCCGGATCAACGCCGAGAACGCCGCGAACGACTTCCAGCCCGCCAACGAGGGGTCGCTGGAGACGTACGACCCGCCCGGCGGGATCGGCGTCCGCGTCGACGACGCGCTCCGACAGGGCGACGAGCTGGTGACGGACTACGACTCGATGATTGCGAAGCTGATCGTGTGGGCACCGGACCGCGAGGAGTGTCTCGCCCGGTCGAAGCGCGCGCTCGCGGAGTACGACATCGACGGCGTCGTCACGATCGTCCCGTTCCACCGCCTGATGTGCGACGACGACCGCTTCGTCGACGGCACCCACACGACGAAGTACCTCGACGAGGAGCTGGACGCCGACCTGGTCGCCGACGCGCAAGAGAAGTGGGGGACCGAGTCGATGTCGACGGGCGACGCCGACGACGACGAGGTGACCGAGCGCGAGTTCACCGTCGAAGTGAACGGCAAGCGCTTCGACGTTGACCTGGAGGAGCGCGGCGCGCCCGCGATTCCGGTCCCGGAGAGCGGCGGCGGTGGCGGCGGCGGCGGGCAGCGCCCTCCGCAGGCGAAGTCCGACGACGACAGCAGCGATGCGGGCGTCGATGTCGCCGAGGGCGGCGAAGCGATCGACGCGGAGATGCAGGGGACGATCCTCTCAGTCGACGTCGACGAGGGCGACGAGGTCGCCGCCGGCGACGTGGTCTGCGTCCTCGAGGCGATGAAGATGGAAAACGACGTGGTCGCGGAGCGCGGTGGCACCGTCGCGAGCGTCCACGTCGGTGAAGGTGACAGCGTCGACATGGGCGACGTGCTGATCGTCTTAGAGTAG